TGTAACTAATAAGTTCTTAACTGATGAGTTTCAGGTATAATAATACTGGTTCAGAGTGTAATAAAAAATATCTTCATTTTGCAGTTAAATCGCACTCATAGAACTGATgattgtgattttggtttgtGATTTATGTAGAAAACCAGTAACCAGAATTCTACTAATCGGGTAAATGGAGTAATGCCTCATCGAACTGGAAGCAAGCCGCACAGACAACTGATATATGAAATGGTCATAAACATCTATATTAATTCTTatgtttattatttatgatttttttgcttaattaacacacacacacatatatacatattattAGCCTTTTATATATCTTTCAGGGAGGCAAGGATAATAACCCACCTGATATTGCAAAAATTTTCTATGAGACTCGACATAAAAGTGGAAAGCTTGTTGAGCCAGAAGCGCaagaaaaatatgtaaatatcACTACTTAATCTTTTAACATAAATTTGTTGTTTATCATTTATTTGAATGACATGAGTGATGGACCTTTGTAGGATGAGATTGTGAAGACTGTTCAATCTAATGCATCACTCTCACATATTGAGGTTGTTGAAAAGTGTTTTGGACCACAGCGCCATAGTCATGTCTTTGGTTTTGGAGGTggaatgaaaagaaaacattttaattgTTCACAAGCGGCTTATATAAAAGATCTTGAGGCTAAGCTCCATGAGAAGGAAGAAGAAAATAATAACCTTAAGAGACGCATGGATGGAATTGAAAGTAGATTATCCAAAATCGAAAATGAAAACCAAGAAACTTCATATGCACCTACAATGTTTGGTGAAGGTGTGTTGTGTTACCTTGAATTTTTACTacatatattttacttcagGTTTATACATTATTCTGCATTTATTCCTTTTTGGGAGTTTGCTAGTTATGTGTATTAGGCGTCTACCCATGATATAATGCCACTTTAACTTGTAAGATCAAAGGTTATCGATTTATTAGTTTCTCCCCATGATAAATGCCTCTTTGTGTATCTCCCTGTTTCTGGTAGACATTTTGATCCATTTTAGTGAATCCAACTTCTAATGAAACAACATCGTTTTGTCTTTTATGTGGGTTATTATTTGAGGATTGTTGTGCTAAAGAGTTGGAATCAAAGGATCATTTAAGCAACTCGAAATTGTGTTTGTGGCTTCTAAAAATTTTCTCAATAAAAAATTGTGCACTTGTTTAACATCAATATTTGAGGCTTCATGTGTTTGGTCTATCTGCATAATTTTCTGGTATTCGCTTTTTGTATGAGATTAATACTTTTGATaagaggtttttttttttggtatttgGGATTTTGTGTTGACATGTAtatagattttattttttaattatttaaaaattcactTCACATGTGTTTGACATAATATATCATTGTTTTATGGATATTTTGTTTACAAATTTCGACATCAAGATAGTTTTCACTCTTACTTTATGTTTGGTGtacatctttattttaatttattttttctattttGGTTTTACAGATGACACGCTGCCTTAATCTGATGACGTGCTTCAAAGAAGAATTCAAGCATTGATTAGGAAATTAGTACAT
The Primulina eburnea isolate SZY01 chromosome 5, ASM2296580v1, whole genome shotgun sequence genome window above contains:
- the LOC140831723 gene encoding uncharacterized protein isoform X2; the protein is MIMLQECFFSPNIELYREHTLEHMGALWTAWRSSLNVDYVRPCKTKAEVLKNVPQGFNAKEWDWLVTNKFLTDEFQKTSNQNSTNRVNGVMPHRTGSKPHRQLIYEMGGKDNNPPDIAKIFYETRHKSGKLVEPEAQEKYDEIVKTVQSNASLSHIEVVEKCFGPQRHSHVFGFGGGMKRKHFNCSQAAYIKDLEAKLHEKEEENNNLKRRMDGIESRLSKIENENQETSYAPTMFGEDDTLP
- the LOC140831723 gene encoding uncharacterized protein isoform X3; protein product: MWDSVKECFFSPNIELYREHTLEHMGALWTAWRSSLNVDYVRPCKTKAEVLKNVPQGFNAKEWDWLVTNKFLTDEFQKTSNQNSTNRVNGVMPHRTGSKPHRQLIYEMGGKDNNPPDIAKIFYETRHKSGKLVEPEAQEKYVVEKCFGPQRHSHVFGFGGGMKRKHFNCSQAAYIKDLEAKLHEKEEENNNLKRRMDGIESRLSKIENENQETSYAPTMFGEDDTLP
- the LOC140831723 gene encoding uncharacterized protein isoform X1; amino-acid sequence: MWDSVKECFFSPNIELYREHTLEHMGALWTAWRSSLNVDYVRPCKTKAEVLKNVPQGFNAKEWDWLVTNKFLTDEFQKTSNQNSTNRVNGVMPHRTGSKPHRQLIYEMGGKDNNPPDIAKIFYETRHKSGKLVEPEAQEKYDEIVKTVQSNASLSHIEVVEKCFGPQRHSHVFGFGGGMKRKHFNCSQAAYIKDLEAKLHEKEEENNNLKRRMDGIESRLSKIENENQETSYAPTMFGEDDTLP
- the LOC140831723 gene encoding uncharacterized protein isoform X4; amino-acid sequence: MGALWTAWRSSLNVDYVRPCKTKAEVLKNVPQGFNAKEWDWLVTNKFLTDEFQKTSNQNSTNRVNGVMPHRTGSKPHRQLIYEMGGKDNNPPDIAKIFYETRHKSGKLVEPEAQEKYDEIVKTVQSNASLSHIEVVEKCFGPQRHSHVFGFGGGMKRKHFNCSQAAYIKDLEAKLHEKEEENNNLKRRMDGIESRLSKIENENQETSYAPTMFGEDDTLP